The Fulvivirga maritima genome segment TACCATCTGCACATTATTATCTGAAGCAATTTTTATTACTTCATAAAAGTGGGAGCTATCATGAACGTAGCAGTTAACTCCCATTAAGTTAAAGGATGATATGTTGGCTTCAACATCGTTAGCCTCAAGTATCATGTCTTCAGTAATTAATCCCATAAAAGACTCATCTTGCACTACAGGCAATTGATTACATCTCAATTCTTCCATCCATAAAATAGCCTTATGTGCCGGGTCAGTGGCTTTTAATGGCGGAATCATATGGTTTACTAATTCTTCAGCTATCATTTTGTCTAGCATCTAAGAATTCATTTAGGATTAAATTAAATTTTTCAGGATGCTCCATCATAGGAGCATGGCAACATTTATCAATAAACTTAAGCTCAGAATTAGGGATAAGCTTATTGAATTCATGCCCCACCATGGGTGGAGTTATGGTATCATTCAAACCCCAAACTAATAATGTAGGCTGAGTAATTTTTGGTATCTCCTTAGCCATATTATGTCTTTGGGCTGATTTAGCTATAGCTACTATTCTTAAACACTTAGGAATACTCTTAGTAGTCTCAAATACTTCATCTATAAGCTCTTTGGTAGCTGTTTTAGGATCATAAAAAGTATATGCCACTCTTTCTTGAATGTATTCATAACTTCCTCTTTTAGGGAAAGACCCTCCCATAGAGTTCTCAAATAATCCTGAACTACCCGTAAGTACTAAATTTGTTACTCTTTCAGGGTTTTTCAAAGTATAAATTAACCCTACATGGCCTCCTAGAGAGTTACCAATGAGAGTCATTTTATCTAATTCTTTAAAAGCTATAAATTTCTCCAAAAATGAATTTAATCCATCAAGACCGGCTTGCTTTAGGGGCATGTCATATATAGGTAATAAAGGAATGACTACCCTGTAATTATCTTTAAAGTAATTTACAACTCCTTCCCAATTACTTAATGCTCCAAAAAGTCCATGTAATAAAACTAACACCTCTCCTGACCCTTCGTCTATATATCTAAATTTATTTTCTTCTTTTATAGTTAATGCCATAATTCTTTATGTGACTGATACTAAAGTAAACAAAAATGAGCAATTAAACTGCTTTGTCATTATAACTTGCCCAATTTTTCAACATCTCTAAACCGTATTGAGTAAGGGCTGCTTCTGGGTGAAACTGCACGCCCCAAAGCGGTAAATTAAGATGTTTTAAAGCCATATTTTCTCCTTTTTCTGTAGTAGCGATTACCTCATATTCCGGGCTCTGCTCTACTAAAAGTGAGTTATAGCGTACAACGTTAATCTTTTTAGGTAAATTCTTAAAGAGAATATCTCCTGAATGCTCTATTTCACTGATTTTTCCGTGCATAGGTGCTTGTGCCTTAATCAGTTTACCTCCAAAAAATTCACCTATTGCCTGATGCCCGAGGCAAATGCCTAGCATTGGCAATTTCTGATGATAATACTCCACTACTTCCATAAGATTACCTGCCTTGCCTGGTGTTTCAGGACCGGGCGATAGTACTACACCATCATACCGCCTGGCAGTAATCAAATCTAGTGGTACATCATTACGAAAGACTATACTCTTAATCCCTAATTGGCTAAAATAGTCAACGAGGTTATAGGTAAAAGAGTCAAAATTATCAAGTAACAGGATCTCCTTCAAGCATTTCCTTTATGGTGTCAAACAAATCATGAGCAAAGGGCACAATAACAGAGCAATATTCTACCATGGTAGGAGCAAAGATGAGCACATATGGATACACTACTGAGTTTACCATCCATTTATCTGGCAACTCTAAACCAAATGAAGTGCTAAGCCATAGTATTACACTTAACCCAAATGTCCATTTTAATATTCCTAGAACCGCGCCTGCCAGGTTATCAAGTGAGCCCAGCAGGGTTAGGTCCAATATTTTCTTTAGTCCTTTACCTAGCATATGAACTAAAAATACTATAAGAATAAAAATAAGGACAAAGGATATATATGGCAGCAGTTCTCCGCTAAGATTAAAGTTGCTCTCCAGAAAGCTCATACCCTCATGAAGTAACTTAAGCCCGCCGATTACGGCCAATACAAAAGCCAATACGGTAATAATCTCTAACAAAAAACCTTTGCTATACCCTTTGTAGGCTCCAAACAAAATGAAGCCCAGTAGAACAATATCTATTATACTCAATTATTTAGTCAATGATTCTTTAACAATACTAGCAATCATCTTCCCATCTGCTTTACCGGCCAGCTGCTTAGTAGCGGCTCCCATTACTTTACCCATATCCTGAGGGCCTGTAGCACCTACCTGCTCTATGATGGCTGCAATTTCAGTTTTTAATTCATCCTCTGAAAGCTGCTTTGGTAAATATCTGTTAATAACTTCTAACTCTAATTTTTCTTTTTCAGCCAAATCAGCACGTCCTTCTTTCTCATATAGCTCTGCACTATCTTTTCTTTGCTTGGCAGCTTTAGTCAAGAGTTTCAATTCTGCATCTTCGCTAAGTTCTTCTGCTCCTCCTTTTTCAGTTGCTGCCAATAAAATGGCTGATTTAATAGACCTTAATGCTGTAAGTTCATCTTTTCTCTTTTCCAGCATGGCCGTTTTTATATCCTGATCGATCTGTTGTTTCAAGCTCATATGTGTATATTTTCTTTTTCTAGTTATTACTTTTGCGTATATATTCAATACAAAGGTATAAATATTCAAAAAACGAATGACTCGGTTAAGTGTAAATATCAACAAGATCGCTACTTTAAGAAATGCCCGCGGAGGCAATAACCCTGATGTAATTAAATCAGCTCTGGACTGTGAACGCTTTGGTGCTCAAGGAATAACAGTGCACCCCAGACCTGATGAAAGGCACATCAGATATGATGATGTAATAGAGCTTAAAAAAGTCATTACTACAGAATTTAATATAGAAGGCTACCCTGACGACAGGTATATGGAGTTAGTAAAAAGGGTAAAGCCAGCCCAAGCCACCTTGGTGCCTGATGGCCCACACGTGCTCACCTCTAATGCCGGCTGGGATACTGTGGCTCATGAAGAATTCTTGAAAGAGATCACTGCAGATCTTAAAAAAGCAGGTGTTCGTGTATCTATTTTTGTAGACCCAGATAGCAAAATGGTGGAAAATACTGCTAAAATTGGCGCTGATCGGGTGGAGTTATACACTGAAAGCTATGCTACCAAATATTTTGAAGATAAAGAAAAGGCCATCTCTCCATTTAAAAAGGCTGCTGAAGCAGCCTCCAAAAGTGGATTAGGCATAAACGCTGGACATGACCTTGATCTTGATAACCTGGCATATCTGGCTAAAGAAATCCCTGAGATTGATGAAGTATCTATTGGTCACGCACTAATCTGTGATGCCCTGTATCTCGGCCTTGAGAACACTATTCAAATGTATCTTAAGCAATTGAAGGTTTAGTAAGAGAGGAATTAATCTTCCTCTCCATCTTTACTTATAGAGCCAAGTCCTGAAACATTAGATATTACCTTTTCAGGATTGCCTTTATATGAAACCCCTCCTACACCGCTCACAGAGGCGTTTAAAGTCTCTTCTACATAAACAGAAGCACCTCCTACTCCACTAATTTCAATAGTACAATTTTTACTTTTCAGTTCATCAGCCTCATAGCCACCTGCTCCGCTCAACTGCACGCTTTGCTCTTCAGCATTTCCGCTGAGCTCTACAGCGCCAGCACCTGATACGTTTATTTTTAGTGCTTTAACTTCTACCTCCAGGTTAATAGCGCCGGCACCTGACATACCGATTCTCAAATATTCTCCCTCAATAGGCTCCACACTTTCTATTGATGCTGCTCCGCCTATTGTTATAGCTTCAATAGTAGTATAGTTAATATCTAAACGAATAGGTTCATCACTATCAATACTTACTTCAGAGTCGATATACAAAACACCATCTCTTATATCATAGGTTATAAATTCATGTAAATTTTCATCTGTGGTAAGCGTTACTCCGGGGTTATCAGCCTTTCTAAGAAACACTTCATAATTTCCCCCTAGCTCTACTTCTTCAAAGGGTTCCAGCTTAGTCTCTTTAGATATAATTTTACCATTTCCCTTTTCCTGAACGTAAGAATCGCAGGCCACTATACTTAATAGTGTAGCCAGCAAAATAATTTGTGGTAATTTGAACTTCATGATTTTATTGATTAGTGTCGGTAATATAAAAAAATTACGAGACTAACAGAATCGCACACCTACAATATTGTTAATATGTAGCGGTTACGCTATTTTTGAGCTTCCAATTTTTTACCTCGTAGAAATTATGCAAAAAGATAAAGTAATTTTCGATCTTATCGACAAAGAAAAAGAAAGACAAGAGTCCGGTATAGAGCTAATTGCCTCAGAAAACTTCACTTCTCCGCAAGTAATGGAAGCTATGGGCACTGTACTTACCAACAAATATGCAGAAGGCCTACCCGGCAAAAGGTACTATGGCGGCTGCGAGGTAGTTGATGAAATTGAACAACTAGCCATAGATAGAGCTAAAGAATTATTTGGAGCAAGCTGGGTTAATGTGCAGCCTCACTCCGGAGCTCAGGCTAATGCAGCAGTAATGTTAGCTGTTTTAGAGGCTGGAGATAAAATATTAGGATTTGACCTTTCTCATGGTGGCCACCTTACCCACGGTTCTCCTGTTAACTTTTCAGGAAAACTATATAACCCTACCTCATACGGAGTAGAAAAAGAAACTGGTCTTATTGATTGGGATAAAGTGGTAGAAACGGCCAAGAAAGAAAAACCAAAGCTTATTGTTTGTGGAGCTTCAGCTTATAGTAGAGACTGGGATTATGCTACACTTAGACAAGCAGCTGATGAAGTAGGCGCCTTATTATTAGCCGATATATCACACCCTGCTGGTCTTATTGCCAGAGGATTATTAAATGATCCTTTAGAGCACTGCCACATAGTAACTACTACTACTCACAAAACCCTTAGAGGTCCTAGAGGTGGTATGATCATGGTTGGAGAAAACTTTGAAAACCCCTGGGGGACTTAAAACTCCTAAAGGACAGATTAAAAATATATCAGCTATACTAGATTCAGGCGTATTCCCTGGAACTCAAGGAGGCCCATTAGAACATGTAATTGCCGCTAAGGCAGTAGCTTTTCAAGAAGCTCTTTCTGATGAGTACCTGGATTACGTAGTGCAAGTAGCTAAAAACGCCAAAGCTATGGCAAAAGCGTTCTTAGATAAAGGATACAAAATCATTTCTGATGGTACTGATAACCACATGATGCTTATAGACCTTAGATCTAAAGAGCTTACTGGTAAAATCGCTGAGAATACTTTAATAAAAGCAGACATTACCATTAACAAAAACATGGTTCCTTTTGATGATCAATCTCCATTTGTTACTTCAGGCATGAGAATAGGAACAGCAGCTATCACTACCAGAGGTATGAAAGAAGCTGACATGGATAAGGTAGTAGAGCTTATTGATAAATGTCTTATCAATCATGATAATGATGGTGAGCTAAGCCAAATAAAATCAGAAGTAAATCAATGGATGAAGCAATTTCCATTATATAAATAATACGTGGTACCTAAATTAGATCAGTTCGATGATGAGCAGGAGATGTCCTTTTTGGATCATCTCGAAGAGTTGAGGTGGCATCTGGTCCGATCTCTAGGAGCTATTTTACTAGTTTCTATAGCGGCCTTTCTTATGAAAGACTTTGTCTTTGGCACAGTCATTTTCGGGCCAGCCAAGCCAGATTTCTGGACATTCCGCATGCTTTGTAAGCTTGGAGACTTCGTTCATATACCTGCTATTTGTATTGACAGTGTTCCTTTCAAGATACAAAGTAGGCAAATGACCGGGCAGTTCACCATGCACATTACTACATCAGTAGTAACTGGTCTTATTGTTACCTTCCCATATGTGTTTTGGGAAATTTGGAGATTTATTAAACCAGGGCTTTATAGCACTGAAAGACAGAACACCCGAGGAGCCGTTTTCTTCGTTACTTTATTATTTTTATTGGGAGTTCTCTTCGGATATTATATATTGTCTCCGCTGTCAGTTAATTTTCTAGCTAATTATACAGTAAGTGAGATCGTTTATAATGAATTCGATATCACTTCATATGTAGGTACATTAACCACTCTGGTACTAGGTAGTGGAATTTTATTCCAGCTCCCCATAGTGGTTTATGTACTTTCAAGAATAGGTATTATTACCCCTGAAATCATGCGTACTTACCGTAAGCATGCCATAGTAGTGATACTCATTCTGGGGGCCATACTTACACCACCAGATCCGCTGAGCCAGATACTTATTTCGTTTCCACTCTTCGGGCTATATGAGTTGAGTATTATGATCTCCAGACAGGTTACTAGAAAACAGCGCAAACAAGAATTAATGAGTCAACGAGACAACGAATATTAAAATGAAAAAATCAATCGCTATAGGAGGTGATCATGCGGGTTTCAAGTACAAAGGCATGATCTCAGAGTATTTAAAATCTTTAGGGTACACAGTAAAAGATTTTGGAACCTATAGTGCTGATTCGGTCGATTATCCTGACTTTGCCCATCCTGTTTCTGAGGCCGTAGAAAAAGGAGAGTTCCCTTTCGGGATTTTAGTATGCGGCAGTGCTAATGGTGTAGCTATTACGGCTAATAAGCATCAGGGCATTAGAGCCGCCATTTGCTGGAATGAAGAGTTAGCTTCACTGGCCAGAGAACACAATAATGCTAACATATTATGCATTCCGGAAAGATTCATTTCTGAAGAAACTGCCAAAAATATAGTTAAAACCTTCCTATCTCATAATTTTGAAGGAGGCAGACATGCTCGAAGAGTAGGAAAGATGAGCTGCTAACTTTTCAGGTAGTATACTTCACCTTCTTTTCTATACCTCATTTTCATCTCAGGAAGTTTATCAAATATAGCTGGCATCACTTCGTGCTTATCTATAATTACCTCAGGAGTATCTTCACTAAATCCTTGCTGAATAATAGTGAGGTTATCATAGTATTGAGGATTACGGAAAAGACCTTCTACTAACTCCCAATTTAGAAAAGGAGTAGCTGGAGTAGCATTTTGGTAAGAAGCGATATTTTTATCTAACACTAATATTCGTTTACCTTCCCATTTTTCACCTTCAGTATAATCTACCATGTACTTATCATTTAACATGTACCTGGAAGTAAAAAAAGAAGTCAAAGTAAGCCCCCAGACTAAACAATACTGTAGCCACTACAAATAATGTAAACACTATTTCGGCTATCCACCGGCGATGGAATAGTAAAAAGGCATGCACTATAAAGAAGGACAGATAAGGCACAAATATCATCATAATATTAGGTGCAAGCTCTCCACTAACTAGAGCGAATAAAACTGAAAATATAAGCCACAAAAACATGACTTGAGCTAGTCGACCTTGATAGTTATTAAACCTGGCCCGCTGGCTTATTCTAAATAAAGAGAAAATAAAAAAGCTCAGTGGCACTGAGAAGATAATGAGTATCTCTAGTAATGAAACGTAATTATCTGTCTGAAACTGCCAAATAGGGTTCAAATAATTATAGATAAAAACGGTAAGTCGGTGTTGCAAAAGGAAATAGCATGAAGTAAGCAACAAGGGCAGTACTAAACCAAAAATCATCAGCAAATACCTTCTGGCTACTGTACCTGTAAAAAGCATAAAGCAGATTATTACAGCTATTCCAAATATGATATAAGGCAGATAAAAAAGGCTGGCCACACCTAAATAAATACCTATGTTAAGAATTTTCTCATCTTCCTTAGCCCTGAATTCTATATGATTGAAAAGGTTATCTATCGCTAATAACAAAAAGGTAAGCCCCATGAGTACGGGCGTAAGCGTAAAAAAGTCAAAAAAGAAAGACATTAAAAGACCATACACTAAACCGGGCACATAGTTATTTTCATTATACGCCTTACTATCTAATAATAGCTTATTAAAAATCAGACACTGAAACGCTACCAGAAATAAAGATATGACCTGATAAGCTTGCTGCGACCTACCAAAAAAGAAATCAATTACAGCATATACTAAAGCCGAAAGGGGAGCAATATTATCCCAAACGCCTTCATATAAAGAAGCGCCACTATTTAATTTTTCTCCTACCAGCATATGGCTGAGCTCTGGAGCAGTAAGACCGCTATCACTCAATATTACCGGTAGTCTGAGGGCCAGTAGCAGAAAAAATATAATTACCAGCCTGTATGGATCGTTTATTCTAAAGTAACTAAGCAAAAAAATTTCAATTTTGTGAGCCCTTCTTCAAAAGTAAATGAATATTTTAAAAGCTCGGAAATATATACCTGTTAAAATTTTACGCAAGGTATGCATTGGTTATATCGGAACCTAATTTCATGCTCCTCTGTACTAAATAAAGCGATGTAACCATAGCATTTAGCATGCGTTTACAATTAAAAATATGATATTTGCAAGTATGAATGAAAGCAAAAGACAACAGAAGTTTTCCAGGTTAATTCAGCGCGATTTCAGTGACATCATTCAAAAAGACAAGCAAGGTATATTCACTAATAACTTTGTTACAGTTGCTGATGTGAGAATGAGCCCTGATCTCAGCGTGGCAAAAATCTATTTATCTATGATGCTCGTAAAAGATAAAGAAGGGCTGCTAGATAAAATAGATATGCACAAAAGTGAATTGCGCAGAGATTTAGGCAATAAAATAGGAAAACAAGTACGGATAGTACCCGAACTTATATTTTATGTTGACGAAGTGGAAGAAAGAGCCTCAAGAATTGATAAATTAATAGATGATTTAGATATCCCGTCAGAAGACGAGGATGATGACAAAAACGATTAATACTTGAACCTTCCATTTTTCATAGCCCGTAAGTACTTCTTTTCTACGAGAAAGAGAAATTTCATAAATATCATTTCTCTTATCTCAATGGCCATAGTAGCCATATGTACTGCAGCACTTATTATTGTGCTGTCAGTATTTAACGGGCTTGAAGGTCTGCTTCGCTCCCTTTACACTGCTTTTGATCCCCAAATAAAAGTGGAAGCTGTGCAGGGCAAATCATTTCATTATACTGATGAAATGAAGCAAATGATTCAATCTACAGAAGGAGTCGGGATAATCACTGAAGTAATTGAAGACTACGCCTATGTCAGGTATAGAGATGCTGACATGGTGGTAATTATAAAAGGAGTAAGTGATAATTTTCTTGATCAGAAAAGGATTGATTCTGCTATAGTTAGTGGTGAACTAAAACTACATGAAAACGGTATTAACTACGCTATTATAGGCAGAGGGGTACAATACACCTTATCCATTATGCCCGGCGCAGACGTATATCCGCTACAAGTTCATTACATAAAAGATGTAAAAGCGGGCTCATTAGACCCCAGTAAGCTATACAGCCGTAAAAATATTTTGCCCGGCAGTGTTTTCGCTATCGAAAAAAATTACGACGAAAATTACATATTCGTGCCCTTAACCTTCGCCAGAGAGCTGCTTGACTATGAAGACAAAAGAACCTCTTTAGAAATTAAGGTAAATGATGATGTTAACATCAACAGCGTGAAAAAAGCATTGCAAGCTAGCTTAGGGAATGAGTTCAGGATTCAAAACAATGAAGAGCAACACGCTGACCTGTATAAACTACTCAACCTGGAAAAGCTGTTTGTATTCATAGCCTTTTCCTTCATACTGGCTATTGGTTCTATCAATATCTTCTTTGCCCTTACCATGCTGGCATTAGATAAGAAAAAAGATATTTCTATTCTTTATGGTATGGGAGCCAGTAACTCCCTTATCAAAAAAATATTCGTTACTGAAGGCGCCATAATATCACTGGGAGGAGCTTTAATTGGACTGGTATTAGGAGGCTCAATATGCTGGATACAACAGAATTATGGCCTTATTTCTATGGGAATGGAAACCGCAGTACTGGAAAATTATCCTGTCAAAATGAAATTTTCCGACTTTTTATACACTTCATGCAGCCTTGTTTTTATAACTTTGCTCATTTCTTACCGACCGGCCATCATAGCCACAAGATACAATACTGCTAAACACCTATAGCACTAGAATAAGAATAATTTGTAACAAAATCCTTATGTTGCAACACCGAAAAAATATTTTCTCAAAATTTTGAATAGAAAAAACACAAGTGTATTTTAGGTGTTTTAACTCTTTTTTAGAAGCAATTATAACGGCAGAGTTGCATATTTTCCCGTAATTTGCGAGTTCGGTTTGTATAGTATTTTATGAAAGTATCAGCAGCGCAACCTTTTCAGATTATATATTCACTCTACCAGCACGAATATTTAGGTTATTTGTTCGAATCATTTGTTATTCATTTGGACGACAAAGGTAAACTTACCCTTCAACATCAAAATATCTCAGCCAAAAATGCCGCTGAGTTTAAAGAAGGATTAGATACCACAGATTATGAACTGATAGAGCTAATGGATTCAATGCAGCAGGTATCAGTAATTAAGCACTTTAACAAAAAGAATGTAAAGCCTGAAGAATTTTTTCCTAAGGTCTATGACGATTCTAAAGGCAATGAACTTCTCCAAAATGAGATCAACGGATACATGGAGAGAAGAAGAGCCAAAGTATTGGAGAGACTCAAGGGAAAAAGGGTTTTTGAAATGGGTAACGATGGTGAACCTGCCTGGAAAGAGATCGAGGTATTAGAAAACAAGGCCACTGTACTTTTTCATTTCAGAAGAAACGAAGACAACACACACTACTTCCCTACTATAAAATATAACGGAGAGAAGGTTGATTTCCAGTATCAGGGTGCTTACATCATCTGTAAAAATCCCGCCTGGATGGTGCTAGACGGCAAACTTTACTCATTCGAAAAAAATGTTGATGGCAAGAAGCTGGCTCCCTTTTTGAACAAAAAGTTTATTGTAATACCTAAAAATGTAGAAGAGACCTATTACAACAAATTCGTAGCTCCGCTTATCGCCTCTTTTGATGTCTATGCCAAAGGCTTTGAGATCAACACAGAAAATTATGATCCTATACCATTGCTCACCATCTCTGAGTTGGCTGGCAATACCTCTAACCTCTCCCTATTTGATAAAAACAAACCGGAGCAGGTAGATAGCGGCAAAATGATTTTCGAGCTGTCATTCAAATACGGCCCGTTTACTTTTAAAGCCAATAATATAGGACCTGTATCTGTAACTGTAGAAAAAACCGGCGAAAGCTACACCTTCCATAGAGTGAAAAGAAAGCTCGATGATGAAAAAGAAATCATCCAGTTTTTACAAAGCTCTGGTCTGCAACTGCGCAACTACAAAGTAACTATTAATAAAACCACTGCTTTTGCCTGGCTCGACACTAACCG includes the following:
- a CDS encoding alpha/beta fold hydrolase; the protein is MALTIKEENKFRYIDEGSGEVLVLLHGLFGALSNWEGVVNYFKDNYRVVIPLLPIYDMPLKQAGLDGLNSFLEKFIAFKELDKMTLIGNSLGGHVGLIYTLKNPERVTNLVLTGSSGLFENSMGGSFPKRGSYEYIQERVAYTFYDPKTATKELIDEVFETTKSIPKCLRIVAIAKSAQRHNMAKEIPKITQPTLLVWGLNDTITPPMVGHEFNKLIPNSELKFIDKCCHAPMMEHPEKFNLILNEFLDARQNDS
- a CDS encoding head GIN domain-containing protein, with translation MKFKLPQIILLATLLSIVACDSYVQEKGNGKIISKETKLEPFEEVELGGNYEVFLRKADNPGVTLTTDENLHEFITYDIRDGVLYIDSEVSIDSDEPIRLDINYTTIEAITIGGAASIESVEPIEGEYLRIGMSGAGAINLEVEVKALKINVSGAGAVELSGNAEEQSVQLSGAGGYEADELKSKNCTIEISGVGGASVYVEETLNASVSGVGGVSYKGNPEKVISNVSGLGSISKDGEED
- the tatC gene encoding twin-arginine translocase subunit TatC; translation: MSFLDHLEELRWHLVRSLGAILLVSIAAFLMKDFVFGTVIFGPAKPDFWTFRMLCKLGDFVHIPAICIDSVPFKIQSRQMTGQFTMHITTSVVTGLIVTFPYVFWEIWRFIKPGLYSTERQNTRGAVFFVTLLFLLGVLFGYYILSPLSVNFLANYTVSEIVYNEFDITSYVGTLTTLVLGSGILFQLPIVVYVLSRIGIITPEIMRTYRKHAIVVILILGAILTPPDPLSQILISFPLFGLYELSIMISRQVTRKQRKQELMSQRDNEY
- the rpiB gene encoding ribose 5-phosphate isomerase B, which gives rise to MKKSIAIGGDHAGFKYKGMISEYLKSLGYTVKDFGTYSADSVDYPDFAHPVSEAVEKGEFPFGILVCGSANGVAITANKHQGIRAAICWNEELASLAREHNNANILCIPERFISEETAKNIVKTFLSHNFEGGRHARRVGKMSC
- a CDS encoding pyridoxine 5'-phosphate synthase, producing the protein MTRLSVNINKIATLRNARGGNNPDVIKSALDCERFGAQGITVHPRPDERHIRYDDVIELKKVITTEFNIEGYPDDRYMELVKRVKPAQATLVPDGPHVLTSNAGWDTVAHEEFLKEITADLKKAGVRVSIFVDPDSKMVENTAKIGADRVELYTESYATKYFEDKEKAISPFKKAAEAASKSGLGINAGHDLDLDNLAYLAKEIPEIDEVSIGHALICDALYLGLENTIQMYLKQLKV
- a CDS encoding GatB/YqeY domain-containing protein; the protein is MSLKQQIDQDIKTAMLEKRKDELTALRSIKSAILLAATEKGGAEELSEDAELKLLTKAAKQRKDSAELYEKEGRADLAEKEKLELEVINRYLPKQLSEDELKTEIAAIIEQVGATGPQDMGKVMGAATKQLAGKADGKMIASIVKESLTK
- the rbfA gene encoding 30S ribosome-binding factor RbfA — translated: MIFASMNESKRQQKFSRLIQRDFSDIIQKDKQGIFTNNFVTVADVRMSPDLSVAKIYLSMMLVKDKEGLLDKIDMHKSELRRDLGNKIGKQVRIVPELIFYVDEVEERASRIDKLIDDLDIPSEDEDDDKND
- a CDS encoding FtsX-like permease family protein yields the protein MNLPFFIARKYFFSTRKRNFINIISLISMAIVAICTAALIIVLSVFNGLEGLLRSLYTAFDPQIKVEAVQGKSFHYTDEMKQMIQSTEGVGIITEVIEDYAYVRYRDADMVVIIKGVSDNFLDQKRIDSAIVSGELKLHENGINYAIIGRGVQYTLSIMPGADVYPLQVHYIKDVKAGSLDPSKLYSRKNILPGSVFAIEKNYDENYIFVPLTFARELLDYEDKRTSLEIKVNDDVNINSVKKALQASLGNEFRIQNNEEQHADLYKLLNLEKLFVFIAFSFILAIGSINIFFALTMLALDKKKDISILYGMGASNSLIKKIFVTEGAIISLGGALIGLVLGGSICWIQQNYGLISMGMETAVLENYPVKMKFSDFLYTSCSLVFITLLISYRPAIIATRYNTAKHL
- a CDS encoding CvpA family protein; translated protein: MSIIDIVLLGFILFGAYKGYSKGFLLEIITVLAFVLAVIGGLKLLHEGMSFLESNFNLSGELLPYISFVLIFILIVFLVHMLGKGLKKILDLTLLGSLDNLAGAVLGILKWTFGLSVILWLSTSFGLELPDKWMVNSVVYPYVLIFAPTMVEYCSVIVPFAHDLFDTIKEMLEGDPVT
- a CDS encoding anthranilate synthase component II; the encoded protein is MKEILLLDNFDSFTYNLVDYFSQLGIKSIVFRNDVPLDLITARRYDGVVLSPGPETPGKAGNLMEVVEYYHQKLPMLGICLGHQAIGEFFGGKLIKAQAPMHGKISEIEHSGDILFKNLPKKINVVRYNSLLVEQSPEYEVIATTEKGENMALKHLNLPLWGVQFHPEAALTQYGLEMLKNWASYNDKAV